Below is a window of Nocardioides sp. S-1144 DNA.
ACCTGGCGACGGACGTGCACCTGGCGGCGCAAGAAGTCGACGTCGCCGACCTTGAATGCAGCTGCCTCGCCGAGCCGGAGGCCGGCGAAGGCGCACAGGGCGACGAACGCACGGAACCGGAGGTCGGAGGCGTCGAGGATGCGCCGGACCACGTCGGGCGGGGGGATCTCCATCGACGCCTCGCGCCTGCGCTGGCGGGGGAGCCGGACGGTGACGGTCGGGTCTGCGGCGATCATCCCGTCGCGCACGGCGGCGCGGAAGACCGTCCGGACGTTGACGAACCGGGTCTTGATGGTGCCGGGCGCCAACGGTCGCTTGCGGTCCTTGGTCGCCACCGTCATCGACTTCACCCAGGCCTCGACGTGGCTGACCTTGATCTGGCGCAGGTCGATGCCACCGAAGGTGGCCGACCGGGCGGCCAGGTGCATGGCCTTACGGGTGCCGTCGGTCCAGACCTGGTTCTGCTCCCATGCCTGGAAGTAGTGCAGGAACGACACCTTGCCGGCCTGGGGGTCGACCCATCGGCCGCGGTCGAAGGCGTCGAGCTGCTGACGGCGCCACCGGACGGCGTCGGCCTGCTTGGCGAAGGACTGCTCGTGCTGGCGTCCGGTCTCGGGATGGCGGTAGCGAGCCCGCCAGGAGCCGCCCCGACGTGTGATCCCCTCGGCCATGGCCTACTCCTCGTCGCTCGCCGTCGTCGCACCGTCCACGGTAGGCGCTGGCGAGGACACCTGGCCCGGTTGCTCTGCTTGCTTCGCGAGGCCGCGAAGCCGGGCCGCCTCGCGGACACTGATCCCGCAGGCCGCTGCTGCTTCGCGCGCGGGCGCCCACCGCAGCGCCGTTATCTCGGTGAGCAGACGACCGGCGCGGAGGTCGAGGGCGTCGACCGCGGCGTCGCGCTGGGCGAGCGCGTCACGGACGCGGGCGATCAGCACCTCTGCCTGGCGGTTCCGATCGCGCCGGGCTCGCGCCGGTCCGGTCCGGTCCGGCCCTCCCCGTGGTCGCGTCGGGCGCGCTGGAGATCCTGTTGCCGGCTCACCGGTGTCCCCACCTCAGCTGTGGCCGGGGCTTGGGCTGGAGTCGCTCGATCTCCGACTGGACGCTGTTCCACCTCGAGTCCTGGAGCAGCCCGGCCTCGGACCGCTCGCGGATGTCGCGCAGCACCCGCCGGCAGGCGGCGGGGGAGTCCAGGACTGCGCGCACGTGCTCCTCGAGCGTGACCGCCACCGGGACGTGCTCGACCGCGATGGCCCCGTTCGCGGCGGCTCGGCGTTCCTCGGATGCTGCCCGGCGGCACGCCTGCGAGCACCACCGCCGTGGTCGCCCCGGCTTGCGCGGGTGCGGCTCGTGGAACGTCGTGCCGCACCGCGGGCAGGTCTCCTCGAGGATCATGTCTCGTTCGCCAGCCCGAGTGTCCACTGGATGACGGTCGCCGCGTGCCAGCGCAGGTGCTTTCCGACGCGGAACCCACGGGGGCCGTAGCCGGTGGTGCGCCACCCGTAGATGGTCTGCTTGGGCACGCCGAGGTAGGTGGCGACCTGGTCGATGTCCCAGAGCTCCTGGAACTCCATTGGCCGACTCGGCCGATCTGCAGGCAGAGGCGGCGGGGTCCGTCGTGCCTGCTCCCGCTTCGGCGGAGCCGGACGCTGCGGCAGGTCGGGGAACAGGGCCTCTTGGTCGTGTCGTCCGTGCTGGGTCATGTCATCGCATCCTCGGTCGCGTCGTCGTCCCGTGGTCGCCGAAAGCCGGCAACTCAGCGGCCTGGGGATCCAGGGCCGCTGAGCGCCGAGAACCGGTCGCCCAGGACGCTTCTGTTGTGGTCCGTGGGCATGGCCCACTCATTTGGGACAAGGCGCCGACGGGGTTCCTGGCGATCACTGATTGGCAGAAACTTTCGATGCCTCCGGTCACCTAGGTGACGACGTTGCCCGGGAACGATCAGTGCACGGCGAACTCACGAGATCCGAGGGCTCTCCGTTGCGGACGGCGTGGCTGCGGCCGACCGAGGTCCCCCCCCCAGCCGGCGACGAACGACTCCGGTGGGGGACAGGCAGTTACGTCCGACGAATCAGGACCGAGAATGCAAGAGGTGTGTGGGTCATCGGGTTTGTGCGTTCCTGGCCGGCTGGTTTGGGATCGGCAGCAGCGAGCTCGAGTCGGTGGGCAGCTAGCGTGGCGAGGTGATCAAGGACCTAGAGGTCGTGGCTCAGATCCTGATGCGAGACGTCCACGTGACGACTCCGGTACGACTCGCCTTCGCTGCGGCGCCTTGGTTCGCCGACGACGGCGACGGGTCGACGCCCGACGGCGTGATTCACCTGGCTGACATGACGCCGAGCCGAGATCCGGATGCGCCGTTCGGGGCCGCTGCCGACTTCAACCAGACCGTCTTCACCTGGCAGCGCGATCGCGGTGCTTCGCTTGAGGACGCGCTGGTCGAGGCCGCATGGGGCGGACTCGAGGCCGTCGTGCAGGTCGCGCTGTGGAGTCGTGGACTCGACCCGACCTGGCCGCCGTGCCTTGAGCACGCCGGTCATCATCCGCTCCGCGCAGTCGCAGAGGACCTTGAGATCCGCCAATCCGCCGATCATGTGGTCGCGCAGTCAGCGACGTGGCGTTGCCATCAGCCGGTCGAGAATCAAGTCGCTTGGGGCGAGACCGCTATCCCGATTGGCCGACTCGGCCTGCGCAACGGCCTGGCCATCGAGGCGAATGGCGCTCCGTAGCATGCGTGCCGCTGCCTGCCGCTGCCTGGTGGGTTGTCGCGGACGAAATGCCATCGACGATCGGGGTACAGACTCGGTTCGTCTCTGCCGGGTCGCTGTCGGACCGCATCTCGATCGATCCCGAGGTCGTGCACAGTCGTCCCGTGATGCCGGGCAGCCGGATGCAGTTCTCGGAAGTGCTGTCTCTGCTCGTCGCCGCCCGGCGCGCGACGAGGTCGAGAGACCCCTCGCGGCCTACCCGTACCGTTTGACCGCCTGTCCTACTTCGTCGTCACACGAGCTGGGCAGGCCGTCTCGGTAACGCGCCGCGAGCCAACCCGGGCTCCCGGCAGGCGACCCGAGCTCGGTGGCGCCGTACCGGCCCGAGTTGGCGTACCTATGGGGTGCTGCACAGCGCCCAGATAGACGCGCCGATTAGGACGCAGCGTTCGCGTCCCTACCTGCGGCACGTAGGGCGCGCCTAAGCCGTGATCCAAAACGCCTCGATGCTGTGTCGGTTGGCCGCGATCGGTTGATGCCAGCCAGAAGGGTTGTTCGTTGCTGCGGCGAGTCCGTATCCAGAGCAACCACACCCAGCCGTACTCATCTGCCGTTCCATACTTGCTCGGCGCGGTGAGTCAACGAGGCTCATCGCCGAAGAGGCTCTGGATCGGCCGGAGGATTTCTCGACCGCCTTGCTCAGGCACGATTGCGCCTATTGCGATGCCGAATCCGGAACACTGCACCTATGGACACGCGCGACTACGAGAACCAGAGGTTCCGTGACAGCATCCGTCGGCTGCGCGGGACTGTTCGACGCATGCGGTACGACTGGCCGCTCGACGCCGACACAGCGAAGGACTTTGAGGATCTCACTCGTGAGCTAGAGCGTTACTTCCTCCGAGCCGCATCGCGGGTTGACGACCCGTACTTCGACGGCCAGTGGTCAGATTGGCAGGAGCGGTGGCGCTCGGTGGCTCGTGAAGGTGTCCGACCTGACCTCCGTCTGATTGCTGCTGCTGCAGCTGGCTCGGCTCTGGATTTTGAGGTTAGGCCGATCTCGGATTTGCTGGCCGAAATAACGATCTATCTCGATGTCTTCGACAGCAATGCCGTGGTGAGGGTCGAAGGGGCCTGCTTCGCCCTGAGCGGTCTGCTGGGTTACGACGGCTTCGAGTTGATCGAATACCAGCGTGCATCTATCTGGGAGCGACTGCGAGGCAAGACTAACGAAGCTGCAAGCTCTGACGTCGTGAGGCGTCACGCCTCCGAGATCGATCAGGCTCTCTCCAATCTGATTGTGGGGAAGCAGCAGGTCGAGGTCGACGGCAAAGCCGCTGAGGTGATCGCCACTCTGACGGCGAGCGTCAGCGACGTCGCCAATGCCTGCATCCGAGCTGGTTCGGTCATGCTCGTGAAGTTCACGCCGCCGGGTTCAGATCAGGCGAGCTTGTTGATTCGTTCATTGAGTCCGCTCGAGCTTCGAGCGCTGGAACAGAACCCCGGGATTCAGCGTGACCCCGCAAGCGCGATAGAGATGCTCGCGGTCACGGTACAAGCGCTCGAAGGAGGACAGGCGGACTAGCGGCGCCCATTTGAACCGTTGGACGTTGGACCGCTAAGCGGAAGGCTCTGTCTGCGACTTTCGACAGAACTGGCAGGGACCCGGTCCGGCACCATGGCAACCCTGCGATGGTGCGCGTCGGTCGCCGTCTGACTGTGCGATGCCGAGATGGTCCGCCTACGCGCGGACCCGCCGCCGTCGAACCCGTTCCGGCCGCGCGTCCTTTCACCGCCTGACAGCGCGCCTTCTCAATTGCACTCTTCCGCCGAGATCCGGACGTTCGGCAAGGCGGGCACCCCGCCCACAAAGACGCGCCTGAACCCGCTGCAATCCGAGTAATCCGCCCTCGTCGCCATTCGCTCGATAGTGTGCGTGCACTTGAGATACGCAGGCGCCCAGGTCGCGGCGCACAGATGAGGATGAAGATGGCACTCGCTCAGCACTGGCCCATCGAAGAGGTCCCCCTCGACGACCTCGATCTGGACCTTCGCAACGTCCGCATTCCGAGTGGTCACGCCGACGAGATGGCGATCGCGGCCTACTTGGTAGAGGCAGCGGACCTGCTCACCCTGGTGCGCGACATCTTGCGCGACGGCTACCTCGATAACGAGCTACCGCTGATCACCGCCTCCGGTGTCCGTCACGTCGTCCTGGAGGGCAACCGTCGAATCACGGCGTTGAAGGCAATCAAGGACCCGAGCGTGGTTGGTAAGGCAGCACCCCAGGTCGAACGGTTGAAGACCCGATATCCGCACGGCGAGACGCCGACCGTCGTTCGCGTCATGATCGCCCCGTCTCGAGAGGCGGCACTGCCACTTCTTGCGCGGCTGCACACGAGCAACCCGAAGAAGAGTTGGGTACGCGAGCAGCAAGCGATCTTCTATCACTCCCAACTCACGCCGAGCGTGACAGTCGACGACCTGCGCACGACCTACATCGGCGAGACGCAGATGATGGACTACATCCGCATGGGAGAGATGCGCGAGTTGATCCGCGGGCTCCGCTATGCAGATACCGCTCTGCGCGAGTTCGTGTTCTCGGGAAACCTGAAGATGACGGCGTTTGAGTACGTCTACGAGAAGCGCCAGGTACAGGACGCTCTTGGCATCAGCTTCAACAAGGACGGCATGCTCGCCTCGAAGAAGATGAACAAGAAGCAGCAGAACGCCTTCATCTACGTCCTACAGCGGCTTAAGGAAGGCACTCTCAACACCCGCTCGCCGGAACTGAAGGTTCGCGGGCGGGAACACAAGCCGTTCGTTGACCTACTGGCTCAGATTGTGTCCGGCATCGCCCCATCCCCGGGCACCCCGGACACCGGGGCCTCCGATGATGCAGGAACAGGCAATAGTCACGAGGACAATCACACTGACGCCTCGGAGCACGGCGACGGCGGTAACGGCACCGGTGACGTTGGCATCGGCGGGCGGGCTGGTACTGGCAGCACAGGGGCCGGCGGTACAGGTGGCGACGCTGGTGATGTCGACAGTGGATCGGGAACCCGTGGTCCGAACCGTGGTGACACCCTCTCGCGCCTCAATATGGACGGCTTCGCCTACACGGGCACCTCGCCGGCCATGAGGCGGCGCTTCGAGGAGTTGCGACGCATCGACGTCCGCGACTTCGCAAACGCGACTCACGATCTGTTGCGGACTGTCCTGGAGTGCTCGATCAAGGAGTACATGAGAGTCCAGGGGAACCCGATCAAGCCGAACAGCACCATCGGCTACTGCGTTGAAGAGGTGGCGAAGGCGTTCGCCAAGGATCGACGCATGACCGTCCTGATCAACACGATCAACCGCAAGGGCAGGATGAGCACGTCACAGTTCGTAGGCACGACGGAGGCGCTGAACAGCAGCAACCACGAGCCCGACCACTTCGTCGAAGGTCGCGAGGTCCACGAGGCCTGGGACCGCCTCAAGCCGATCCTCAACACGCTCGTCGGTTCCTAACGCACGCTTTTCGCGAGGCAAGGACTACTGGCAACCTCAGGCGCCGTGAGCCTACTCAACGTCGCTCAGCATCGCGGCAATCGGGCGCGACGCGATCAGGAGTTCACTAGCCTTTCCAGTTCGTCGCGCGCTGTAGCTGAGCTCGTACTCACGGACCTCGAACTGGCGGTAGAGACGTCTGATGAAATCGGAAGGATCGTAGGTGAGCACCCAGTTGGCCCCGCTTGCTGCGCTCAGCGTCTCGGCCAGGTCGGCGTGGTCGCGATGCGTGAAGGCGTTCAGATAGAGGCTGCCGCCCATGTCGACGTAGGGCGGGTCTACGTAGATGAACGAGTTTGGCTCGTGAGCATATCGCTCAACGACGGCCTGACCGTCGATGCTTGACACCTCAATGCGATCGCTGAGCCGTCCGATCTCCTCAAGCCGCTCGACGAGTTGCGCCCGGTTGAAGCGAGCGTCGATCTTGTAGTTGCCGTTCTGGTTGACCCCACCGATCGGACCAGCGTTGAGAATTCCGGAGCGGTTGGTCCTATTGAGATAGAAGAACGCGAATCCCAACTCGAGGGGAATCGACTCGTCAGCGGCTTTGTAGAGGGCCTTTTGCTCTCGCCAGTACTCGACCGTGAGGGGAGCCGACTCGACGAGATCGACAAGGTCTGCTGAGTGCTCGGTGACGGCCTTCCAAAAGCAGTAGACCGCCGGGTCGATGTCATTGACGACGAGTCGCTCGACCACGCCCTGGCGCAGGAGCGCGATGCCGGCGCCAACGCCGCCTGCATACGGTTCCACGTACAGTGCACCGGTGAGACCGCGGCGGCTGATGACGTCGGCGAAGAAGCCTGCCAAGGCTGCCTTGCCCCCGGGATAGCGCAGCGGGCTGAACGCGACGCTGCGCCCGGCCGCCCTAATCTGAAGCGGCGCGAGATCTGCGTCGGTCAGAGCCACAGGCTCAGTGTCGACCCTGACTGCTGTGACCGGAGCGGTACTCACTGAGCACGTCTCGCTTCCCCGGCTCGCGAGCCGCCAGTCGTCGACGCCGGACGAGGCGACTCCTCAGTGCGCGTCCGATTGCGGAACGCGGCTACGCGGCACTTACCGGAGCAGTACAGCGCATCGGCACGTGCGAAGAACCCGGAACCGCACAGAACGCACGTGCGCTTGGTGCTGGTACGTCGCAGGTGTTCTTGGCGCAGCGCGAAGCGGCGCTCGTCGAGCTCTCTGTCCGAGAGGGAACGAACTCGCATGTAACTACTCTAATCGTTACACCGCGAGGACGCCGATTCCTCACCAAGTGCGCCGCAACCGGCGAGCCACGGGCGGCTCGTTGGCCGTCAGAACTGGGGCCGTAGCCGGCGACAGCCGTACGGTCGCGGGCAACCGAGACGGGGGCTCGTCGGAATGGCAACGCCAGCTACCGCCGGTGGCTCGCGCACACGTGCGTCACACCACGGCGACGGAACTCGCGATAGCCCGAGGGTGGTGGATGGTCCCCATCGGTCTGGTGCGAGTGTTCGTACATGAGCGAGGCGGAGGAAGCTTGTGTCACTTTCGTTCGGGCCTGGGCGGAGTCAACACTGCGGCAGGTGGAGCGTGTGCGCGAGGTCAGACAGCAAGCCGCGCAGCTGAACCGGCAACTCGACCGAGACTGGGATCGAGATCTGGCGAAAGAGCTCGAGCCGCTGTGGCGTCAGAACTGGACGGAGGAGCACAGCCTCGTTTGGTCCCTCCATCAGTTGGAGCGCTGGGCAAGCCGACTGGCGCGCGAGCGCGGGTTGGAGCCCCTTGAGCCCGATGTTGAACTTCGCGATCTCAGGAACGCGCTGGAGCACCTGGATGACGCGGTGCTTGAGCACGGTCACCTCGCAGAAGCTGGTGAGGACCCCAAGAAGAATCGCTCATTGCGTCGGCTGCCCGGTGAGAACATCGCGATCGCAACAGGCGGGAGGCTGTTCGGCACGTTGGACCTTCGGGACCTTGAGGTGATCGCTCGCGAGCACTTCGAGCGTATGGAAGATGAGGAATTCGAACGTGAAGAGGCTGAAATCGAGGCCGCGATCGACTCCTATTTCGACGACGTAGTCGCAGCACGCCGCGAGCTGCGCTGAGTCATCGCGACCGATCCGACTCCCTAGTCGAAGGTGCGAGCGCGACAGCGTCTTATCGCCGCCTCTGGGACAGCCCATGCGCCACACATGCCAAGGACCGGGCGGCTGACTCAGGTCAGCAGCGGCGCGGTCATTGACCCCGAGTGCGACCATGGGTCATGCGACTCATCGGGCGCATCGCTCTTGTCGGCTGCGGGCTGCTCTTCGGCGCTTCCGCACTTCTTGGGTGCAGTTCCGACGAGACCTCGACGCCCGCTGCTGCACAGGTTGTCGATGCCAAGCCCGTCATCGCCCTGAACTCCGAGAGCAACGGCTGGCCTGCGGCTCTCATCAGTGGCTCCCTGGTGGAGCGCGAGGGGTGCCTGCTTATCGGTAATCAGGTGGCGGTGTTCCCGTTCGGTACGACCCGCGACGCCTCAGGTACCGAGTTCCCGGACGGCACGAGGGTGGCCGTGCCCTCCGAGGTGCGCATGACGGGGGGCCACTACGACGACCTCACCCTTATCCAGAGCGACCTGCCCGTCGTCCCGATGGCTGAGGTTAAGACCTGCGCGGGCGCGACTGGCGCGACTGGCTTCGTGTGGGCAATGCCGTCGTAGGTCCCGCTCGACCATGTCGCGATGAGTGCGCGCTTATGCCGAGAGTCGGGCGTCCGCTCGCGCAGCAAGATTGTGCGTAACGACGCTCGAGACAACTGATCTGGCTTTCAGGCTGACCTGAGCGGGCGTGCTCGGTTCGTCAAGGCACGTTCTGGTGCGAGGACCAGGCCGCCCGGCCTCTGCTGTGAGCCGGCCGGCCGCGCCCGGTTAGTTGTCCGTCCAGCAGCCTGACGGCCAACTTCGCGTTCTCCAGCGCCGAGCGGACCGACGGCCATAGGTTTCCCGCATGATCGTTAGCCGTCGCACCATCGTTTGGCTCGTTGTCCTGGTGGTCAGCGTCTCAACGCTGACTCCGTCGGCGGCCTTTGCCGACCACGAACGCGTTCTCGACGAGACCAGCGACGTCACCCGCACCTGGTGGACGGGATGCGGGCCGACCCAGGACTGCGCCGAACACCATGAGACGGCTCGCCATCGCAAAGTCGCAGACATTGTCTGGTCGCAGCACAAGTACACCGAGAAGCGACTGATCCTCCGCATGAAGCTGCGTGGCACCACAGTTCGTCGACAGGTCGGCACCTACGTGTACTGGGACATCGAAGGGCCTCGTGGGACAGGACTGAGCACCCAGATCCTCTACAGCGAGGGCGACCCCTTCACGAACTTGGGGAGCTACGACACCGACGGGTACAGGTGCCCGGCGGCGCGAACAACGATCCGCTCTCGGCGCGGGGTCTTCGCGCTGACGATCCCTAAGAACTGCCTCGAAGGGATGCCGTGGGTTCGCGTTGCTGCCGGAGTGATGGTTCAGGACTTCCGCCAGGGCGGCGGCGTCTGGCACGACGACGCACGCTTCGGTCCCGGGTTGGAGGTCCGTGACGGGGTCGCCCAGCGACACTTCGGGCCCCGGCTCTACATCGGCTGAGCCCGCGGCCCTCCCAGGGGTTGGACGCGCGAAGGTACAGCGAACGACCATCCGCCCGCTCATGTCGCGCTGCGGGCTCCGCCCGACCATGCCGCGCTGCGGGCTCCGCCCGACCATGCCGCGCTGCGGGCTCCGCCCGACCATGCCGCGCTGCGGGCTCCGCCCGACCATGCCGCGCTGCGGGCTCCGCCCTGCCGCCCGCCGGGCTACGAGGTCGACGAGTCAGGAACCGAGCCGAGCTTCGGTCTCTAGAGCGTGAAGGAGGTCTCGTCGCCGCCGGGTCCATGCATGGCCCTCTCGCTGGGACCCGGAGGACCCCGAGGGGGACGACGCAGTAGCGCTCGCACGCTTCGCGGACGTTGAGCCCGACTCCCTTGGCAGCTTGAGTCCCGACGAGCCGCGGTCACCCGGTCGCTGGTGTGGTCACGCCACCTCGGTGCGCCCGAGGGGGCTCGCGGTGAGGTGGTCTGAGCGGCTCGAAATCGTCGCCGGAGACGCCCCTCTGCCCTCAATCTGCCCTCACCAGGACCGTCAGAGACCACCATCGGCGCCAGACGACGAGTGGCGTCCGAGTCCTGTTTGCGCAGGTCAGAGGCTATTTTCGGTCGACGACGCCCAGCGTCCGAAACCCCCATCAACGTTCCGCTTCAACGTCTGAGGGAACCGGGCGGCCGTCGTCGGCGCCGCCGCCTCAGCGCGAGGGATCGACGATGGTGATGCCGGCGCTCTCGGCCCGGTCGAAGCGTGGCAGCAGGGCCGCGGCCTCCTCCAGGCCGATGGTGCGCCCGACGAGCCGGTGCGGCTGCAGCGTCCCGGCCTCGATGAGCGCCATCATGGCCGGGTAGTCGGCCGCCGCCATGCCGTGGCTGCCCAGGACGTCGATCTCCCACCCGATCACCCGCTCCATGGGCACCCGGGGGTGCCCGCCGACCGGCGGGAGCAGCCCGACCTGCACCAGGCGGCCCTGGCGGCGCAGGCTCAGGACGGCGTCGGCGCAGGTCTGCTCGCTCCCGACGGCATCGATCGCGACGTCGGTGCCGCCGGCCACGAGGTCCCGGACGGCCGCGGGGACGTCGGTCCCGTCGGCCAGGACGGTGTGCTCGGCGCCGAGCTCGGCGGCCAGGGCGAGTGCGCGGGGGTTGCGGTCGACGACGACCACGTGGGCGCCGTGGGCGCGGGCGACCATCACGGCACTGAGGCCGACCCCGCCGGCGCCGACGACCGTGACCCACTGCCCCGGGGTGATCCGTGCTCGCCCGACGAGCGCGCGGTAGGCCGTGGCGAACCGGCAGCCGAGGCTGGCCGCCGTCGCGTAGGTGACCTGGTCCGGTATGGCGACCAGGTTGGTGTCCGCCGCGTGCAGCGCGACGTGCTCGGCGAACGAACCCCAGTGCGTGAACCCGGGCTGTTGCTGGTCGGGGCAGACCTGGGCGTTCCCGCCGCGGCACCACTCGCAGCGCCCGCAGCCGCACACGAACGGGACGGTGACCCGGTCGCCGACCGACCACCGGGCGACGCCGGCGGCGACCTCGGCGACCTCGCCGGCGAGCTCGTGGCCGGGCACGTGCGGAAAGGCGATCTCGTCGTGGCCGGCCCAGGCGTGCCAGTCGCTGCGGCACATGCCCGTCGCGACGACACGGACCACGACGCCACCGGCGGGGGCCGAGGGGCGCGGGACGTCACGGACCCACGGCCGGGAACCGGCCGCGTCGACCACGACGGCGCGCATGCCCCCATCCTCGCGACCGTGCTCGGCTCGCTCGGTGCCGGGGGCCGGTCACCTCACCCGGCTCGTCGGGTCCCGGCCGCCGGGCTGCTCGCCGCGTCCTCGAGGACGACCCGTCCTCGGTCCAGGTGCAGGACGCGGTCGGCGAGGTCGATGACGACGGGATCGTGGCTGACGCACACGACCGCGGCCCCCGCGGCGACCTGGTGGGCGACGGCCTCGCGGATGTGGCGCGAGCTGAGGGCGTCGAGCCCGGTGGTGGGTTCGTCGAGCAGGAGCAGCCCCGCGCCCCGCGCGAGGCCCTGGGCCAGCAGGGCGCGCTGCCGCTCACCCCCGGAGAGGGTGGCGAACGGCCGGCGCGCCAGGGGGGTCATCCCCAGGAGGTCCACGGCCTCGCGGGCGCGCTCCCGGCCGCGGGGTCCGACGCGACGCCAGAGGCCGGCCTCGCCCCAGGTACCCATGGCGACGACCTCCCGCACGGTCACCGGCAGTCGGTCCGGCACGGCGGAGCGCTGGGGGACGAACGCCACCGACCCCGCCTCGACCACCACCTGCCCGGACGTCGGCGGGAGCACCCGGGCCAGCACCTCGACCAGGGTGGACTTGCCGGCGCCGTTCGGTCCCGCGAGCACGGTGAGCTCACCGCGGGCCACGTCGAGGTCGACGTCGAGGAGGGCGTCGTGCCCGCCCCGGGTGACGCGGACGCCCACCAACCGAGCGGCGGGGGTGCCCGGTGGGCGAGCAGGTTCCGGGGCGGTGGGGGCGGTCACGGGGGAGAGGCTAACCCCGTCTCATCTGATTTTGAGAATCACTCTCATTTCGTTTAGCGTCCTGATCCATGCCCGACCTCCTCGAACCGTTCCAGCTGGAGTTCTTCCAGCGTGCCGCCGTGGGCGGTGCCCTCGTGGCGGTGCTGTGCGGCGTCGTCGGCACCTGGGTGGTCATCCGCAGCATGGCCTTCCTGGGCGAGGCGCTCGCGCACGGCATGCTCCCCGGCGTGGCCGTCGCCACCGTCGCGGGCCTGCCGGTCGTGCTGGGCGCGGCGGTGAGCGCGGGCCTGATGAGCCTGGCGGTCAGCCTGCTCCAGCGCCGCGGGCGCCTGTCGTACGACACGAGCATCGCGCTGCTGTTCGTGGCCATGCTCGCGCTCGGGGTGATCGTCATCTCGCACTCGGGCAGCTTCGCCACCGACGCGACCGCGATCCTGTTCGGCGACATCCTGGCCATCTCGGACGCGGACGTCCGGTTCCTCGCCGGCGCCGCGCTCGGCACCGTCCTGGCCGCCGCGCTGGCCCACCGGGCGCTGCTCGCGCTGGCCTTCGACCCCCGGGTCGCCGCCGTCCTCGGCCTGCGACCCGCCCTCGCCCAGGGTCTGCTGGTGGGCCTGGTGACCCTGGCGGTGGTGGTGTCGTACCAGGCCGTCGGCTCGCTGCTCGTCGTCGGCCTGCTGGTCGCGCCCGCGGTGGCGGCGTCGCAGTGGACCCAGCGGATCCCCACCACGATGGTGCTGGCGGCCGTGCTCGGCGTCGTCGCCGTGCTGGTCGGCCTCCTCGTGTCCTGGTTCGGCGCCACCGCCGCCGGATCCTCCATCGCCCTGTCCGCCATCGGTCTCGCCGCCCTGTCCTGGGTGGTGCGGGTGGTCGGCGACGCCGTGCTGTCCGCCGCCCGCACGCGGGCGACCCCCGCCGCATGACCCCGTCCCCCACCCCAGGAGCCCGCGTGTCACCCCGCCTGATCGTCCTGGCTGCGCTCGCAGTCCTCCCGCTCGTCGCGTGCAGCGGCGAGCCGGACCCGTCCCCCCGCGACTCCTCCGCCGGGGGCGACGAGAACCACGGCGAGTT
It encodes the following:
- a CDS encoding tyrosine-type recombinase/integrase, with product MAEGITRRGGSWRARYRHPETGRQHEQSFAKQADAVRWRRQQLDAFDRGRWVDPQAGKVSFLHYFQAWEQNQVWTDGTRKAMHLAARSATFGGIDLRQIKVSHVEAWVKSMTVATKDRKRPLAPGTIKTRFVNVRTVFRAAVRDGMIAADPTVTVRLPRQRRREASMEIPPPDVVRRILDASDLRFRAFVALCAFAGLRLGEAAAFKVGDVDFLRRQVHVRRQVQRLGDGEIEIRLPKYNSERTVAVPDALLEILAEHVGLGLANEWLFSGVEDVPPHQNTVGHRWRTTLKRAGVQGVRLHDLRHFFASGLIASGCDVVAVQRALGHAKSTTTLTTYAHLWPTAEDRVRDAAAALVAEVNRSTEGAVRAEGP
- a CDS encoding helix-turn-helix transcriptional regulator is translated as MEFQELWDIDQVATYLGVPKQTIYGWRTTGYGPRGFRVGKHLRWHAATVIQWTLGLANET
- a CDS encoding DNA adenine methylase, whose translation is MALTDADLAPLQIRAAGRSVAFSPLRYPGGKAALAGFFADVISRRGLTGALYVEPYAGGVGAGIALLRQGVVERLVVNDIDPAVYCFWKAVTEHSADLVDLVESAPLTVEYWREQKALYKAADESIPLELGFAFFYLNRTNRSGILNAGPIGGVNQNGNYKIDARFNRAQLVERLEEIGRLSDRIEVSSIDGQAVVERYAHEPNSFIYVDPPYVDMGGSLYLNAFTHRDHADLAETLSAASGANWVLTYDPSDFIRRLYRQFEVREYELSYSARRTGKASELLIASRPIAAMLSDVE
- a CDS encoding zinc-binding dehydrogenase codes for the protein MRAVVVDAAGSRPWVRDVPRPSAPAGGVVVRVVATGMCRSDWHAWAGHDEIAFPHVPGHELAGEVAEVAAGVARWSVGDRVTVPFVCGCGRCEWCRGGNAQVCPDQQQPGFTHWGSFAEHVALHAADTNLVAIPDQVTYATAASLGCRFATAYRALVGRARITPGQWVTVVGAGGVGLSAVMVARAHGAHVVVVDRNPRALALAAELGAEHTVLADGTDVPAAVRDLVAGGTDVAIDAVGSEQTCADAVLSLRRQGRLVQVGLLPPVGGHPRVPMERVIGWEIDVLGSHGMAAADYPAMMALIEAGTLQPHRLVGRTIGLEEAAALLPRFDRAESAGITIVDPSR
- the aztA gene encoding zinc ABC transporter ATP-binding protein AztA, producing the protein MTAPTAPEPARPPGTPAARLVGVRVTRGGHDALLDVDLDVARGELTVLAGPNGAGKSTLVEVLARVLPPTSGQVVVEAGSVAFVPQRSAVPDRLPVTVREVVAMGTWGEAGLWRRVGPRGRERAREAVDLLGMTPLARRPFATLSGGERQRALLAQGLARGAGLLLLDEPTTGLDALSSRHIREAVAHQVAAGAAVVCVSHDPVVIDLADRVLHLDRGRVVLEDAASSPAAGTRRAG
- the aztB gene encoding zinc ABC transporter permease AztB, whose amino-acid sequence is MPDLLEPFQLEFFQRAAVGGALVAVLCGVVGTWVVIRSMAFLGEALAHGMLPGVAVATVAGLPVVLGAAVSAGLMSLAVSLLQRRGRLSYDTSIALLFVAMLALGVIVISHSGSFATDATAILFGDILAISDADVRFLAGAALGTVLAAALAHRALLALAFDPRVAAVLGLRPALAQGLLVGLVTLAVVVSYQAVGSLLVVGLLVAPAVAASQWTQRIPTTMVLAAVLGVVAVLVGLLVSWFGATAAGSSIALSAIGLAALSWVVRVVGDAVLSAARTRATPAA